One stretch of Methylopila sp. 73B DNA includes these proteins:
- a CDS encoding sigma-70 family RNA polymerase sigma factor produces the protein MPAQIAERRAPVLLEALLAERNLLVGMAQKILKCRLKAEDVVQDVAVKLCQDPPKLEVHQPGSYLRRMVRNHAIDSLRRSAGESAQMTSTVDMDALASPCACPQDRIATCQELCLVARALQALPSRTRQAFVAHRLGGEPQNAIAARLQVSPTLVNFMMRDATASCRKALEADESRSAA, from the coding sequence ATGCCAGCCCAGATCGCCGAACGCCGCGCGCCGGTCCTTCTCGAGGCCTTGCTCGCCGAGCGAAACCTGCTCGTCGGAATGGCCCAGAAAATCCTGAAATGCCGCCTGAAAGCGGAGGACGTCGTGCAGGACGTCGCCGTGAAGCTGTGCCAGGACCCGCCGAAGCTCGAGGTCCACCAGCCGGGCAGCTATCTCCGGCGCATGGTGCGCAACCACGCCATCGACAGCCTGCGCCGCAGCGCGGGCGAGAGCGCGCAGATGACGTCGACCGTGGACATGGACGCGCTCGCCTCCCCCTGCGCCTGCCCCCAGGACAGGATCGCGACCTGCCAGGAGCTCTGTCTTGTCGCCCGCGCCCTGCAGGCGCTGCCGTCCCGCACCCGGCAGGCCTTCGTCGCGCACCGACTGGGCGGCGAGCCGCAGAACGCCATCGCCGCACGTCTTCAGGTCTCCCCGACGCTCGTGAACTTCATGATGCGCGACGCGACGGCGTCCTGCCGGAAAGCCCTGGAAGCGGACGAGAGCCGCTCGGCGGCGTGA
- a CDS encoding esterase, producing MLDPHLAGRLDFMHRLPTRDPLAPGLNPLGLFEERDAVLFVPESVNPRRPTPLMTLFHGGGGSAEKILPMMRDHAEERGFLLLAPQSLFPTWDIVIAGNGPDRERLDIALEAVASRYMIDPTRFAFAGHSDGGSYTLSLGPTNGHLVTHMIVSSAGFMSVHMQVGAPRIFISHGLKDEQIPIERSGRRHAAALKDAGYDVTYVEYDGPHAWRPAVAARAVDFFLS from the coding sequence ATGCTCGATCCCCATCTCGCCGGCCGGCTCGACTTCATGCATCGCCTGCCGACGCGGGACCCGCTCGCCCCCGGTCTGAACCCGCTCGGCCTGTTCGAGGAACGCGACGCCGTCCTGTTCGTGCCCGAGAGCGTGAACCCGCGCCGCCCGACGCCCCTGATGACGCTATTTCACGGCGGCGGCGGCAGCGCCGAGAAGATCCTGCCGATGATGCGCGACCACGCCGAAGAGCGCGGCTTCCTTCTGCTCGCGCCGCAGTCGCTGTTCCCCACCTGGGACATCGTGATCGCCGGCAACGGTCCGGACCGGGAGCGGCTCGACATCGCGCTGGAGGCGGTCGCCTCGCGCTACATGATCGACCCGACGCGCTTCGCCTTCGCCGGCCACTCCGACGGCGGCAGCTACACGCTCTCGCTGGGGCCGACCAACGGCCATCTCGTGACGCACATGATCGTGTCCTCGGCCGGCTTCATGTCCGTTCACATGCAGGTCGGCGCGCCGCGCATCTTCATCTCGCACGGGCTCAAGGACGAGCAGATCCCGATCGAGCGCAGCGGCCGCCGGCACGCGGCCGCGCTGAAGGACGCCGGCTACGACGTCACCTATGTCGAGTACGACGGCCCGCACGCCTGGCGGCCGGCGGTCGCCGCCCGCGCGGTCGACTTCTTCCTCAGCTGA
- a CDS encoding alpha/beta hydrolase, translated as MIRRLAAVAAALLASAAGAETAAYGERLEGFAYPYQVSTFAFVSQGEPVEMAYMDIAPIGPANGRTVVTLHGKNFCAATFESAIGALTRAGYRVIAPDQIGFCKSSKPAAYQYSFNQLAANTHALLQSLKISRATILGHSMGGMLAARYALSYPAEVERLVMVNPIGLEDWKAKGVPYAPIDQLLAAERKTSFDSVKAYQLKYYYSGEWRAPYDRWVDMYAGMYAGDGKDQVERASARTSDMIYTQPVVYEFPQIAVPTTLMIGQLDRTAPGANRAAPEIAKTLGDYPALGRAAAEAVPGATLVAFDKLGHSPQVQAPAEFEAALLKVLSAPAP; from the coding sequence GTGATCCGCCGCCTGGCGGCTGTCGCCGCAGCGCTGCTGGCCTCCGCCGCCGGCGCGGAGACGGCCGCCTATGGCGAGCGTCTGGAAGGCTTCGCCTACCCCTATCAGGTCTCGACCTTCGCCTTCGTCTCGCAGGGCGAGCCGGTCGAGATGGCCTACATGGACATCGCGCCGATCGGCCCCGCGAACGGCCGGACCGTCGTGACGCTCCACGGCAAGAACTTCTGCGCCGCGACCTTCGAGAGCGCGATCGGCGCGCTTACGCGGGCGGGCTACCGCGTGATCGCGCCGGACCAGATCGGCTTCTGCAAATCCTCGAAGCCGGCCGCCTACCAGTACTCGTTCAACCAGCTGGCTGCGAACACCCACGCGCTCCTGCAGAGCCTCAAGATCTCGCGCGCGACGATCCTCGGCCATTCCATGGGCGGCATGCTCGCGGCCCGCTACGCGCTCAGCTACCCGGCCGAGGTCGAGCGGCTGGTGATGGTGAACCCGATCGGGCTCGAGGACTGGAAGGCGAAGGGCGTGCCCTACGCGCCGATCGACCAGCTTCTCGCCGCCGAGCGCAAGACCTCCTTCGACAGCGTGAAGGCCTACCAGCTCAAGTATTATTACTCTGGCGAATGGCGCGCGCCCTACGACCGCTGGGTCGACATGTACGCCGGGATGTACGCGGGCGACGGCAAGGACCAGGTCGAACGCGCCTCCGCGCGGACGAGCGACATGATCTACACCCAGCCGGTCGTGTACGAATTTCCGCAGATCGCGGTCCCCACCACGCTGATGATCGGTCAGCTCGACCGCACCGCGCCGGGCGCGAACCGCGCGGCCCCCGAGATCGCGAAGACCCTTGGCGACTACCCGGCGCTCGGCCGCGCCGCGGCGGAGGCGGTCCCCGGCGCGACGCTCGTCGCCTTCGACAAGCTCGGCCATTCGCCGCAGGTGCAGGCGCCCGCCGAGTTCGAGGCCGCGCTCCTCAAGGTCCTCAGCGCGCCCGCGCCCTGA
- a CDS encoding 4'-phosphopantetheinyl transferase superfamily protein gives MDDGERRRAEALRAPGSRRLHALARALVRMTLSSYCDVAPDRWSFAPGPGGKPRIAGPHDLRSLRFNLSHTDGLLALAVSRDCDVGVDVERLDPLADFEGLAEVAFAPCERDAVRAAATEQRAARFFRLWTAKEALLKAQGLGLGTVDPRAIIFDAEASPPRLARPGGAGPWSFRALRPTAAHVATLAVPAASVELQVGWATPGRRVTPPSGSRPLPGLSGRTPSRRAS, from the coding sequence ATGGACGACGGCGAACGGCGCCGCGCCGAGGCTCTGCGGGCGCCAGGAAGCCGTCGCCTCCACGCGCTGGCGCGCGCGCTCGTGCGCATGACGCTTTCGTCCTACTGCGACGTCGCGCCGGACCGCTGGAGCTTCGCGCCGGGACCCGGCGGCAAGCCGCGCATCGCCGGTCCGCACGACCTCCGGAGCCTGCGGTTCAACCTGTCGCACACCGACGGGCTGCTCGCGCTCGCGGTGTCTCGGGACTGCGACGTCGGGGTCGACGTCGAGCGCCTGGACCCGCTCGCGGATTTCGAGGGTCTCGCGGAGGTCGCCTTCGCGCCGTGCGAGCGCGACGCGGTGCGCGCGGCGGCGACGGAGCAGCGGGCGGCGAGGTTTTTCCGGCTCTGGACGGCGAAGGAAGCCCTTCTGAAGGCTCAGGGCCTCGGCCTCGGGACCGTCGACCCCCGCGCGATCATCTTCGACGCCGAGGCCTCGCCCCCGCGTCTGGCGCGGCCTGGCGGCGCCGGGCCGTGGAGCTTCCGCGCCCTGCGCCCCACCGCCGCGCACGTCGCGACCCTGGCCGTTCCGGCGGCCTCGGTCGAGCTTCAGGTCGGTTGGGCGACGCCCGGCCGCCGGGTCACGCCGCCGAGCGGCTCTCGTCCGCTTCCAGGGCTTTCCGGCAGGACGCCGTCGCGTCGCGCATCATGA
- a CDS encoding HPP family protein — MPFRLRDLIPEMGPISLQERTRSGIGALIGILVTGLVSRAAVGDSSALPILIAPMGASSVLLFAVPASPLAQPWSILGGNLVAALVGVTAVLLIPNVYVAAAVAAGVAIALMASLKCLHPPSGAVALTAVLGGSAIHDLGYGFVLWPVLANSILLLATALVFNNLTGRTYPHRPTRAAPGRGTADPTPAARLGLSASDLAAALEDYGQVLDVSPADLAAIFRRAQVHAYRPGRGPATCAEIMSKDVIGIGPDAPMKEALELMRGHHVKMLPVTDEGARVLGVVTQTDLLDKTTWGARGPRLGLRQRIRVSLSGLRAPHGVVADIMTRAVTAVRPETSIAEVVLRMTEAGLHHLPVVDGDGRLAGVVSQTDLVVALLAQATEGPPSPAPA; from the coding sequence ATGCCCTTCCGCCTGCGCGATCTCATTCCCGAGATGGGTCCCATCAGCCTGCAGGAACGGACTCGCTCCGGGATCGGCGCGCTGATCGGGATTCTCGTCACCGGTCTCGTCAGCCGCGCCGCCGTCGGCGACAGCTCCGCGCTTCCCATTCTGATCGCGCCGATGGGCGCCTCCTCCGTGTTGCTGTTCGCGGTGCCGGCGAGCCCGCTGGCCCAGCCCTGGTCGATCCTCGGCGGAAACCTCGTCGCGGCCCTGGTGGGCGTCACCGCGGTCCTGCTCATCCCGAACGTCTACGTCGCGGCCGCCGTCGCGGCGGGCGTCGCGATCGCTCTCATGGCGTCGCTGAAGTGCCTGCATCCGCCGAGCGGCGCCGTGGCGCTGACCGCCGTGCTGGGCGGTTCCGCAATTCATGACCTCGGCTACGGCTTCGTGCTCTGGCCGGTGCTCGCAAACTCGATCCTGCTGCTCGCGACCGCGCTCGTCTTCAACAATCTGACCGGCCGGACCTATCCGCACCGGCCCACGCGCGCCGCGCCGGGCCGGGGGACCGCCGATCCGACGCCCGCCGCCCGGCTCGGGCTCTCCGCCTCCGACCTCGCCGCGGCGCTCGAGGATTACGGCCAGGTGCTGGACGTCTCCCCGGCCGATCTCGCGGCGATCTTCCGGCGCGCGCAGGTCCACGCCTACCGGCCGGGTAGGGGTCCCGCCACCTGCGCCGAGATCATGTCCAAGGACGTCATCGGGATCGGCCCGGACGCCCCGATGAAGGAGGCGCTCGAGCTGATGCGCGGCCACCACGTGAAGATGCTGCCGGTGACCGACGAGGGCGCGCGGGTGCTGGGCGTCGTGACCCAGACGGACCTGCTCGACAAGACCACCTGGGGCGCGCGGGGGCCGAGGCTCGGCCTGCGCCAGCGCATCCGCGTCAGCCTCAGCGGCCTGCGCGCGCCGCACGGCGTGGTCGCCGACATCATGACGCGCGCGGTGACGGCGGTCCGGCCCGAGACCTCGATCGCCGAGGTGGTGCTGCGCATGACCGAGGCCGGGCTTCATCATCTGCCGGTCGTGGACGGCGACGGACGGCTGGCCGGCGTCGTGTCCCAGACCGACCTCGTGGTCGCGCTGCTGGCGCAGGCGACCGAAGGGCCGCCGTCCCCGGCGCCGGCCTGA
- the frc gene encoding formyl-CoA transferase has translation MTQPLEGIKIIDFTHVQAGPACTQLLAWFGADVIKVERPGAGDVTRSQLRHVEGADALYFTMLNSNKRSLTLDTKTAEGKEVLEKLIAESDVMVENFGPGALDRMGFSWARIQELNPGMILASVKGFSDGHHYEDLKVYENVAQCAGGAASTTGFWDGPPTVSAAALGDSNTGMHLAIGILTALHQKNKTGKGQKVAVSMQDAVLNLCRVKLRDQQRLDALGFLEEYPQYPHGEFTDVVPRGGNAGGGGQPGWVLKCKGWETDPNAYIYFTIQGHAWAPICKAIGKEEWIDDPAYNTARARQDKIMDIFGTIEEWLADKTKFEAVDILRKFDIPCSPVLSMKEISVDPSLRASGTVVEVQHPQLGTYLTVGSPIKFSDMKVDIKASPLLGEHTDAVLKDLGYTEQQIERLHQARAV, from the coding sequence ATGACCCAGCCGCTTGAGGGAATCAAGATCATCGACTTCACGCACGTGCAGGCCGGTCCGGCGTGCACGCAGCTGCTCGCCTGGTTCGGCGCGGACGTCATCAAGGTCGAGCGCCCCGGCGCCGGCGACGTGACTCGCTCCCAGCTGCGCCACGTCGAAGGCGCGGACGCGCTGTACTTCACGATGCTGAACTCGAACAAGCGCTCCCTGACGCTCGACACCAAGACGGCGGAAGGCAAGGAGGTGCTCGAGAAGCTGATCGCGGAGTCCGACGTCATGGTCGAGAACTTCGGTCCCGGCGCGCTCGACCGCATGGGCTTCTCCTGGGCGCGCATCCAGGAGCTCAACCCCGGCATGATCCTCGCCTCGGTGAAGGGCTTCTCCGACGGTCACCACTACGAGGACCTGAAGGTCTACGAGAACGTGGCGCAGTGCGCCGGCGGCGCGGCCTCGACCACCGGCTTCTGGGACGGCCCCCCCACCGTGTCGGCCGCGGCGCTCGGCGACTCGAACACCGGCATGCATCTCGCGATTGGCATCCTCACGGCGCTGCATCAGAAGAACAAGACGGGCAAGGGCCAGAAGGTCGCCGTCTCCATGCAGGACGCCGTGCTCAACCTCTGCCGCGTCAAGCTGCGTGACCAGCAGCGCCTCGACGCTCTCGGCTTCCTTGAGGAGTACCCGCAGTACCCGCACGGCGAGTTCACGGACGTCGTGCCGCGCGGCGGCAACGCCGGCGGCGGCGGCCAGCCGGGCTGGGTGCTGAAGTGCAAGGGCTGGGAGACCGATCCCAACGCCTACATCTACTTCACCATCCAGGGCCACGCCTGGGCGCCGATCTGCAAGGCGATCGGCAAGGAGGAGTGGATCGACGATCCGGCCTACAACACCGCCCGCGCCCGCCAGGACAAGATCATGGACATCTTCGGCACCATCGAGGAGTGGCTGGCCGACAAGACCAAGTTCGAGGCGGTCGACATCCTGCGCAAGTTCGACATTCCGTGCTCGCCGGTGCTGTCGATGAAAGAGATCTCGGTGGATCCGAGCCTGCGCGCCAGCGGCACGGTGGTCGAGGTGCAGCACCCGCAGCTCGGCACGTACCTGACGGTCGGCAGCCCGATCAAGTTCTCGGACATGAAGGTCGACATCAAGGCCTCGCCGCTGCTCGGCGAGCACACCGACGCGGTGCTCAAGGATCTGGGCTACACCGAGCAGCAGATCGAGCGTCTGCACCAGGCCCGGGCGGTCTGA
- a CDS encoding PAS domain S-box protein, with translation MSAEIDFAQIVETAGDAVVVSDAAGLITVWNGAAERIFGFSADEAIGQSLDLITPERHRARHWAGYEKSMRTGETRYGADTLRVPALHKDGRQLSIAFTVGLLSAPDGSVAGISAIVRDETTRWNDERQMRRRLAELEAAARSAPVS, from the coding sequence ATGTCCGCAGAGATCGACTTCGCCCAGATCGTCGAAACCGCCGGTGACGCTGTCGTCGTCTCCGACGCGGCCGGCTTGATCACGGTCTGGAACGGGGCCGCCGAGCGGATTTTCGGGTTCTCGGCCGACGAGGCGATCGGACAGTCGCTCGACCTGATCACGCCGGAGCGCCATCGCGCGCGCCATTGGGCGGGATACGAAAAGAGCATGCGGACGGGCGAGACGCGCTATGGCGCGGACACGCTCCGCGTGCCGGCTCTGCACAAGGACGGACGCCAGCTGTCGATCGCCTTCACGGTCGGCCTGTTGAGCGCGCCCGACGGCTCGGTCGCCGGAATCTCCGCGATCGTTCGCGACGAAACCACGCGCTGGAACGACGAACGCCAGATGCGCCGCCGCTTGGCGGAGCTCGAGGCGGCCGCACGTTCAGCGCCGGTCAGCTGA
- the ccmA gene encoding heme ABC exporter ATP-binding protein CcmA: MKLVVEGLGVDRGDRPVLRDLGFSLGAGEALAVLGPNGAGKSTLLRTIAGLIAPAAGRVALEGGDAELALREQTHMLGHLDAVKGGLAVRRNLAFARDVLGGGGDLDAALETVGLAHIADLPGSALSAGQRRRLALARLLAAPRPLWLLDEPTAALDAGGQRLLAQLMADHRAKGGLIVAATHAELGLPGAATLDLTGARPRAPSTYVS, translated from the coding sequence ATGAAGCTGGTGGTCGAAGGGCTCGGGGTCGACCGCGGCGACCGGCCCGTGCTGCGCGATCTCGGCTTCAGCCTCGGAGCCGGAGAAGCGCTCGCGGTCCTCGGCCCGAACGGCGCCGGAAAATCCACGCTTCTCAGGACGATAGCGGGCCTGATCGCCCCGGCCGCGGGCCGCGTCGCGCTCGAAGGCGGCGATGCCGAACTCGCGCTGCGCGAGCAGACCCATATGCTCGGCCATCTCGACGCGGTGAAAGGCGGCCTCGCCGTGCGCCGCAACTTGGCCTTCGCCCGCGACGTGCTCGGCGGCGGCGGCGATCTCGACGCCGCGCTGGAGACGGTCGGCCTCGCTCACATCGCCGACCTGCCCGGCTCCGCGCTCTCCGCCGGCCAGCGGCGACGCCTTGCGCTGGCCCGGCTCCTCGCCGCCCCGCGTCCCCTGTGGCTGCTGGACGAGCCCACCGCGGCGCTCGACGCCGGCGGCCAGCGGCTGCTGGCGCAGCTGATGGCGGACCACCGCGCGAAGGGCGGCCTGATCGTGGCCGCCACCCACGCCGAGCTCGGCCTCCCCGGCGCCGCGACGCTCGACCTGACCGGCGCGCGCCCGCGGGCGCCCTCGACTTACGTCAGCTGA
- a CDS encoding DUF1223 domain-containing protein, translating to MRLAALAFASSLAAVPVAQAGETAPRGVIELFTSQGCSACPPADRLASELARDGQNLVLTLPVDYWDYLGWRDTLASPANSARQRAYAATRGDRKIYTPQIVVNGREAAVGGDGAAVAGVVTRAEAGDNALTLPVAVTAADGRVSVAVAGSRTEGELRHGEVWAFSVERSRTVQIGRGENAGRTVTYANVVRKMTRLGVWNGDAAKFDVPADELSHPDSDAVAIVVQAGSGGQPGPILGAAQVDQPKIAPTLQSRLRDPL from the coding sequence ATGCGTCTCGCCGCTCTTGCCTTCGCCTCATCGCTTGCGGCCGTCCCGGTCGCGCAGGCGGGCGAAACCGCGCCTCGCGGCGTGATCGAGCTGTTCACCAGCCAGGGCTGTTCGGCCTGCCCGCCGGCCGACCGCCTGGCGAGCGAACTCGCGCGCGACGGTCAAAACCTCGTGCTGACGCTGCCCGTGGACTATTGGGACTATCTCGGCTGGCGCGACACGCTGGCGAGCCCGGCCAACAGCGCGCGGCAGCGGGCCTATGCGGCGACCCGCGGCGACCGCAAGATCTACACGCCGCAGATCGTCGTGAACGGCCGCGAGGCCGCCGTCGGCGGCGACGGCGCCGCCGTGGCGGGGGTCGTGACCCGCGCCGAGGCCGGCGACAACGCCCTGACGCTTCCGGTCGCGGTCACCGCGGCGGACGGCCGCGTGTCGGTCGCGGTCGCCGGGTCGCGGACCGAAGGCGAACTCCGCCATGGCGAGGTCTGGGCCTTTTCGGTCGAGCGCTCGCGCACGGTCCAGATCGGCCGCGGCGAAAACGCGGGACGGACGGTCACCTACGCCAACGTGGTGCGGAAGATGACCCGACTGGGCGTCTGGAACGGGGACGCCGCCAAGTTCGACGTGCCCGCCGACGAACTCAGCCACCCCGACAGCGACGCCGTCGCGATCGTCGTTCAGGCGGGCAGCGGCGGCCAGCCGGGACCGATCCTCGGCGCGGCGCAGGTGGATCAGCCGAAGATCGCGCCCACGCTGCAGTCGCGCCTTCGAGATCCCTTGTGA
- the acnA gene encoding aconitate hydratase AcnA, whose product MSHPDSFKSAKTLSVNGKDYRYYSIAEAEANGLEGVARLPHSMKVLLENLLRFEDGRTVKKDDIAAVKGWLENRGKGEYEIAYRPSRVLMQDFTGVPAVVDLAAMRDAMKHLGGDPKKINPLVPVDLVIDHSVIVNFFGDDAAFGKNVDEEYKQNQERYRFLKWGQDAFDNFRVVPPGTGICHQVNLEYLAQTVWTKDEDGVTVAYPDTCVGTDSHTTMVNGLGVLGWGVGGIEAEAAMLGQPVSMLIPEVIGFKLVGQLKEGITATDLVLTVTQMLRKRGVVGKFVEFFGDGLDHLSLADRATIGNMAPEYGATCGFFPVDSETIAYLEETGRDPQRVALVEAYAKAQGMWREAGSPDPVFTDLLELDIGTVEPSLAGPKRPQDRVLLKDTKAGFLASLEGEFKKPGEAGKRVPVAGTDYDLGHGDVTIAAITSCTNTSNPSVLIAAGLLARNAVAKGLTTKPWVKTSLAPGSQVVEGYLASAGLQKELDALGFNLVGFGCTTCIGNSGPLPEPISEAINAHDLVAGAVISGNRNFEGRVNPDVKANYLASPPLVVAYALAGSLQVDLATEPLGQGTDGPVYLKDVWPSNKEVAQFIRENVTKAMFQEKYADVFKGDVNWQKITVPQGETYAWDDRSTYVQNPPYFEGMDREPKPVTDIENARILGLFLDSITTDHISPAGSIKQASPAGEYLRDHQVRPADFNQYGTRRGNHQVMMRGTFANIRIKNQMLAGVEGGMTKHYPDGEQLPIYDAAMKYKAEGVPLVVFAGKEYGTGSSRDWAAKGTNLLGVRAVIAQSFERIHRSNLVGMGVVPLTFEEGTSWQSLGLKGDETVTLKGLAEGLRPRMTMNAEIVSADGATQTVPLLCRIDTLDELDYFKNGGILHYVLRSLAA is encoded by the coding sequence GTGTCCCATCCCGACAGCTTCAAATCCGCCAAGACCCTGTCGGTGAACGGCAAGGACTACCGCTACTACAGCATCGCGGAGGCGGAGGCGAACGGGCTCGAAGGCGTGGCGCGGCTGCCGCATTCCATGAAGGTGCTGCTCGAGAACCTGCTGCGCTTCGAGGACGGTCGCACCGTCAAAAAGGACGACATCGCCGCCGTCAAGGGCTGGCTCGAGAACCGCGGCAAGGGCGAGTACGAGATCGCCTACCGGCCCTCGCGCGTGCTGATGCAGGATTTCACCGGCGTGCCCGCGGTCGTCGACCTCGCGGCGATGCGCGACGCGATGAAACACCTCGGCGGCGACCCCAAGAAGATCAATCCGCTTGTGCCGGTCGACCTCGTCATCGACCACTCGGTGATCGTCAACTTCTTCGGCGACGACGCCGCCTTCGGGAAGAACGTCGACGAGGAGTACAAGCAGAACCAGGAGCGCTACCGCTTCCTCAAGTGGGGCCAGGACGCGTTCGACAACTTCCGCGTGGTCCCGCCCGGAACCGGCATCTGCCATCAGGTCAATCTCGAGTACCTCGCCCAGACCGTGTGGACGAAGGACGAGGACGGCGTGACCGTGGCCTATCCCGACACCTGCGTCGGCACCGACAGCCACACCACGATGGTGAACGGCCTCGGCGTGCTGGGCTGGGGCGTCGGCGGCATCGAGGCGGAGGCGGCCATGCTCGGCCAGCCGGTCTCGATGCTTATCCCCGAGGTGATCGGCTTCAAGCTGGTCGGCCAGCTGAAGGAAGGCATCACCGCGACCGATCTGGTGCTCACCGTCACCCAGATGCTGCGCAAGCGCGGCGTGGTCGGCAAGTTCGTCGAGTTCTTCGGCGACGGCCTCGACCATCTCTCGCTCGCCGACCGCGCGACGATCGGCAACATGGCGCCGGAGTATGGCGCGACCTGCGGCTTCTTCCCCGTGGACAGCGAGACCATCGCCTACCTCGAGGAGACCGGCCGCGATCCGCAGCGCGTCGCGCTCGTCGAGGCCTACGCAAAGGCGCAAGGGATGTGGCGCGAGGCGGGGTCGCCCGACCCGGTGTTCACCGACTTGCTGGAGCTCGACATCGGCACGGTCGAGCCCTCGCTCGCAGGCCCTAAGCGCCCGCAGGACCGCGTGCTGCTGAAGGACACCAAGGCCGGCTTCCTCGCTTCGCTCGAAGGCGAGTTCAAGAAGCCGGGCGAGGCCGGCAAGCGCGTGCCCGTCGCCGGCACGGACTACGATCTCGGCCATGGCGACGTGACGATCGCCGCCATCACCTCCTGCACCAACACCTCGAACCCGAGCGTGCTGATCGCGGCGGGCCTGCTCGCCCGCAACGCGGTGGCGAAGGGCCTGACCACCAAGCCCTGGGTGAAGACCTCGCTCGCGCCCGGCTCCCAGGTCGTCGAGGGCTATCTCGCCTCCGCGGGCCTGCAGAAGGAGCTCGACGCGCTGGGCTTCAACCTCGTGGGCTTCGGCTGCACCACCTGCATCGGCAACTCCGGCCCGCTGCCGGAGCCGATCTCCGAGGCGATCAACGCCCATGACCTCGTGGCGGGCGCCGTGATCTCCGGCAACCGCAACTTCGAAGGCCGCGTGAACCCGGACGTGAAGGCGAACTACCTCGCCTCGCCGCCGCTGGTCGTGGCCTACGCGCTGGCGGGCTCGCTCCAGGTCGACCTCGCCACCGAGCCGCTCGGCCAGGGGACGGACGGCCCGGTCTATCTCAAGGACGTCTGGCCCTCGAACAAGGAAGTGGCCCAGTTCATCCGCGAGAACGTCACCAAGGCGATGTTCCAGGAGAAGTACGCCGACGTGTTCAAGGGCGACGTCAACTGGCAGAAGATCACCGTGCCGCAGGGCGAGACCTACGCCTGGGACGACCGCTCGACCTACGTCCAGAACCCGCCGTACTTCGAGGGCATGGACCGCGAGCCGAAGCCGGTGACGGACATCGAGAACGCCCGCATCCTCGGCCTGTTCCTCGACTCGATCACCACCGACCACATCTCGCCGGCGGGCTCGATCAAGCAGGCGAGCCCGGCGGGCGAATACCTGCGCGACCATCAGGTGCGCCCGGCGGACTTCAACCAGTACGGCACCCGTCGCGGCAACCATCAGGTCATGATGCGCGGCACCTTCGCCAACATCCGCATCAAGAACCAGATGCTGGCGGGCGTCGAAGGCGGCATGACCAAGCATTATCCGGACGGCGAGCAGCTGCCGATCTACGACGCGGCCATGAAGTACAAGGCCGAGGGCGTGCCGCTCGTCGTGTTCGCGGGCAAGGAGTACGGCACCGGCTCCTCCCGCGACTGGGCGGCGAAGGGCACCAACCTGCTCGGCGTCCGCGCCGTCATCGCGCAGTCCTTCGAGCGCATCCATCGCTCGAACCTCGTCGGCATGGGCGTCGTGCCATTGACCTTCGAGGAAGGGACGAGCTGGCAGTCGCTCGGCCTCAAGGGCGACGAGACCGTCACGCTCAAGGGCCTCGCGGAGGGGCTTCGCCCGCGCATGACCATGAACGCGGAGATCGTCTCCGCCGATGGCGCCACGCAGACGGTGCCTCTGCTCTGCCGCATCGATACGCTAGACGAGCTCGACTACTTCAAGAACGGCGGCATCCTGCATTACGTCCTGCGGAGCCTTGCCGCGTAA